From one Solanum stenotomum isolate F172 chromosome 12, ASM1918654v1, whole genome shotgun sequence genomic stretch:
- the LOC125847933 gene encoding uncharacterized protein LOC125847933 isoform X19, with the protein MDFNSSFMELPKSSSALSSEMQRPIHMDSSMPSDKKIQQDEDERDPRFMQLLKENLSCFWNRQKEEILRADPKRKPEMPISRIRRAMKSNDQVKMVSAHSTVLLSKAIEMFIMELTLRAWMQADQGKCRTLKRYDFARAIRDEELFDFLSDIVPLQTSKLQCQFQVQKEANDGQGNDSNPAYQCQYQVQEANDGQGNESHPAYQVLQPNNIPVEEDANVGQGNEFHSACQMFQPNNIPVEEENDVQGNKFDFANRMVQPHNIPCQFQVQDKANDGQGNEVHPAYQMVQPNKPPLPCQFQVQKEANDGQGNESNAAYQVVQPCNIPLKYQFQVEEDANGSQGNEFHPACQMVQPHKIPASFISNQAIPAPLTNLSPEAQFNIDDFLMEEADDVQGNKFHLANQMVQPHNIPQLYQFQVRGEENDGQGNEFDPPYNVQPNNILVQAEANDGQGNEFHPTYQMGQPNNIPASFISAQGIPAPFMLPPLINLSPEPEFDIDEFLVDIEEGL; encoded by the exons GATGAAGATGAAAGGGACCCAAGGTTTATGCAATTGCTAAAAGAAAATCTCTCCTGTTTCTGGAATCGACAAAAGGAAGAAATTCTACGTGCAG ATCCAAAGAGAAAACCTGAGATGCCCATTTCAAGGATCAGACGGGCTATGAAGTCAAATGATCAAGTAAAG ATGGTTAGCGCACATTCTACGGTTTTGCTTTCGAAAGCAATTGAGATGTTCATCATGGAGCTCACCCTTCGTGCGTGGATGCAAGCTGATCAAGGCAAATGCCGAACTCTGAAGCGTTATGACTTTGCTAGGGCCATAAGGGATGAAGAGCTTTTCGATTTCCTCTCTGACATCGTTCCACTCCAgacatctaag CTACAGTGCCAATTTCAGGTGCAAAAGGAGGCAAATGATGGCCAAGGAAATGACTCTAACCCAGCTTATCAG TGCCAATATCAGGTGCAAGAGGCAAATGATGGCCAAGGAAATGAATCTCACCCAGCTTATCAAGTGCTTCAACCTAATAACATTCCA GTAGAAGAGGACGCAAATGTTGGCCAAGGAAATGAATTTCACTCAGCCTGTCAAATGTTTCAGCCTAATAACATTCCA GTGGAAGAGGAAAATGATGTCCAAGGAAATAAATTTGACTTTGCTAATCGAATGGTTCAGCCTCATAACATTCCA TGCCAATTTCAGGTGCAGGACAAGGCAAATGATGGCCAAGGAAATGAAGTTCACCCAGCTTATCAAATGGTTCAACCAAATAAGCCTCCA CTACCGTGCCAATTTCAGGTGCAAAAGGAGGCAAATGATGGCCAAGGAAATGAATCTAACGCAGCTTATCAAGTGGTTCAACCTTGTAACATTCCA CTGAAGTACCAATTTCAGGTAGAAGAGGATGCGAATGGTAGCCAAGGAAATGAATTTCACCCGGCGTGTCAAATGGTTCAGCCTCATAAAATTCCA GCTTCTTTCATCAGTAACCAAGCAATTCCAGCGCCTCTGACTAATTTATCTCCTGAAGCGCAGTTCAacattgatgattttttaatgGAAGAGGCAGATGATGTGCAAGGAAATAAATTTCACCTGGCTAATCAAATGGTTCAGCCTCATAACATTCCA CAGCTGTACCAATTTCAGGTGCGAGGTGAGGAAAATGATGGCCAAGGCAATGAATTTGACCCACCTTATAATGTTCAGCCTAACAACATTTTG GTGCAGGCGGAGGCAAATGATGGCCAAGGAAATGAATTTCACCCAACTTATCAAATGGGTCAACCTAATAACATCCCA GCTTCTTTCATCAGTGCCCAAGGAATTCCAGCACCTTTCATGCTACCACCTCTGATTAATTTATCCCCTGAACCTGAGTTTGACATAGATGAATTTTTAGTGGACATTGAGGAGGGACTTTAA
- the LOC125847933 gene encoding uncharacterized protein LOC125847933 isoform X21, producing the protein MDFNSSFMELPKSSSALSSEMQRPIHMDSSMPSDKKIQQDEDERDPRFMQLLKENLSCFWNRQKEEILRADPKRKPEMPISRIRRAMKSNDQVKMVSAHSTVLLSKAIEMFIMELTLRAWMQADQGKCRTLKRYDFARAIRDEELFDFLSDIVPLQTSKLQCQFQVQKEANDGQGNDSNPAYQVQEANDGQGNESHPAYQVLQPNNIPYEFQVEEDANVGQGNEFHSACQMFQPNNIPVEEENDVQGNKFDFANRMVQPHNIPCQFQVQDKANDGQGNEVHPAYQMVQPNKPPLPCQFQVQKEANDGQGNESNAAYQVVQPCNIPLKYQFQVEEDANGSQGNEFHPACQMVQPHKIPASFISNQAIPAPLTNLSPEAQFNIDDFLMEEADDVQGNKFHLANQMVQPHNIPQLYQFQVRGEENDGQGNEFDPPYNVQPNNILVQAEANDGQGNEFHPTYQMGQPNNIPASFISAQGIPAPFMLPPLINLSPEPEFDIDEFLVDIEEGL; encoded by the exons GATGAAGATGAAAGGGACCCAAGGTTTATGCAATTGCTAAAAGAAAATCTCTCCTGTTTCTGGAATCGACAAAAGGAAGAAATTCTACGTGCAG ATCCAAAGAGAAAACCTGAGATGCCCATTTCAAGGATCAGACGGGCTATGAAGTCAAATGATCAAGTAAAG ATGGTTAGCGCACATTCTACGGTTTTGCTTTCGAAAGCAATTGAGATGTTCATCATGGAGCTCACCCTTCGTGCGTGGATGCAAGCTGATCAAGGCAAATGCCGAACTCTGAAGCGTTATGACTTTGCTAGGGCCATAAGGGATGAAGAGCTTTTCGATTTCCTCTCTGACATCGTTCCACTCCAgacatctaag CTACAGTGCCAATTTCAGGTGCAAAAGGAGGCAAATGATGGCCAAGGAAATGACTCTAACCCAGCTTATCAG GTGCAAGAGGCAAATGATGGCCAAGGAAATGAATCTCACCCAGCTTATCAAGTGCTTCAACCTAATAACATTCCA TACGAATTTCAGGTAGAAGAGGACGCAAATGTTGGCCAAGGAAATGAATTTCACTCAGCCTGTCAAATGTTTCAGCCTAATAACATTCCA GTGGAAGAGGAAAATGATGTCCAAGGAAATAAATTTGACTTTGCTAATCGAATGGTTCAGCCTCATAACATTCCA TGCCAATTTCAGGTGCAGGACAAGGCAAATGATGGCCAAGGAAATGAAGTTCACCCAGCTTATCAAATGGTTCAACCAAATAAGCCTCCA CTACCGTGCCAATTTCAGGTGCAAAAGGAGGCAAATGATGGCCAAGGAAATGAATCTAACGCAGCTTATCAAGTGGTTCAACCTTGTAACATTCCA CTGAAGTACCAATTTCAGGTAGAAGAGGATGCGAATGGTAGCCAAGGAAATGAATTTCACCCGGCGTGTCAAATGGTTCAGCCTCATAAAATTCCA GCTTCTTTCATCAGTAACCAAGCAATTCCAGCGCCTCTGACTAATTTATCTCCTGAAGCGCAGTTCAacattgatgattttttaatgGAAGAGGCAGATGATGTGCAAGGAAATAAATTTCACCTGGCTAATCAAATGGTTCAGCCTCATAACATTCCA CAGCTGTACCAATTTCAGGTGCGAGGTGAGGAAAATGATGGCCAAGGCAATGAATTTGACCCACCTTATAATGTTCAGCCTAACAACATTTTG GTGCAGGCGGAGGCAAATGATGGCCAAGGAAATGAATTTCACCCAACTTATCAAATGGGTCAACCTAATAACATCCCA GCTTCTTTCATCAGTGCCCAAGGAATTCCAGCACCTTTCATGCTACCACCTCTGATTAATTTATCCCCTGAACCTGAGTTTGACATAGATGAATTTTTAGTGGACATTGAGGAGGGACTTTAA
- the LOC125847933 gene encoding uncharacterized protein LOC125847933 isoform X22 yields the protein MDFNSSFMELPKSSSALSSEMQRPIHMDSSMPSDKKIQQDEDERDPRFMQLLKENLSCFWNRQKEEILRADPKRKPEMPISRIRRAMKSNDQVKMVSAHSTVLLSKAIEMFIMELTLRAWMQADQGKCRTLKRYDFARAIRDEELFDFLSDIVPLQTSKCQFQVQKEANDGQGNDSNPAYQVQEANDGQGNESHPAYQVLQPNNIPYEFQVEEDANVGQGNEFHSACQMFQPNNIPVEEENDVQGNKFDFANRMVQPHNIPCQFQVQDKANDGQGNEVHPAYQMVQPNKPPLPCQFQVQKEANDGQGNESNAAYQVVQPCNIPLKYQFQVEEDANGSQGNEFHPACQMVQPHKIPASFISNQAIPAPLTNLSPEAQFNIDDFLMEEADDVQGNKFHLANQMVQPHNIPQLYQFQVRGEENDGQGNEFDPPYNVQPNNILVQAEANDGQGNEFHPTYQMGQPNNIPASFISAQGIPAPFMLPPLINLSPEPEFDIDEFLVDIEEGL from the exons GATGAAGATGAAAGGGACCCAAGGTTTATGCAATTGCTAAAAGAAAATCTCTCCTGTTTCTGGAATCGACAAAAGGAAGAAATTCTACGTGCAG ATCCAAAGAGAAAACCTGAGATGCCCATTTCAAGGATCAGACGGGCTATGAAGTCAAATGATCAAGTAAAG ATGGTTAGCGCACATTCTACGGTTTTGCTTTCGAAAGCAATTGAGATGTTCATCATGGAGCTCACCCTTCGTGCGTGGATGCAAGCTGATCAAGGCAAATGCCGAACTCTGAAGCGTTATGACTTTGCTAGGGCCATAAGGGATGAAGAGCTTTTCGATTTCCTCTCTGACATCGTTCCACTCCAgacatctaag TGCCAATTTCAGGTGCAAAAGGAGGCAAATGATGGCCAAGGAAATGACTCTAACCCAGCTTATCAG GTGCAAGAGGCAAATGATGGCCAAGGAAATGAATCTCACCCAGCTTATCAAGTGCTTCAACCTAATAACATTCCA TACGAATTTCAGGTAGAAGAGGACGCAAATGTTGGCCAAGGAAATGAATTTCACTCAGCCTGTCAAATGTTTCAGCCTAATAACATTCCA GTGGAAGAGGAAAATGATGTCCAAGGAAATAAATTTGACTTTGCTAATCGAATGGTTCAGCCTCATAACATTCCA TGCCAATTTCAGGTGCAGGACAAGGCAAATGATGGCCAAGGAAATGAAGTTCACCCAGCTTATCAAATGGTTCAACCAAATAAGCCTCCA CTACCGTGCCAATTTCAGGTGCAAAAGGAGGCAAATGATGGCCAAGGAAATGAATCTAACGCAGCTTATCAAGTGGTTCAACCTTGTAACATTCCA CTGAAGTACCAATTTCAGGTAGAAGAGGATGCGAATGGTAGCCAAGGAAATGAATTTCACCCGGCGTGTCAAATGGTTCAGCCTCATAAAATTCCA GCTTCTTTCATCAGTAACCAAGCAATTCCAGCGCCTCTGACTAATTTATCTCCTGAAGCGCAGTTCAacattgatgattttttaatgGAAGAGGCAGATGATGTGCAAGGAAATAAATTTCACCTGGCTAATCAAATGGTTCAGCCTCATAACATTCCA CAGCTGTACCAATTTCAGGTGCGAGGTGAGGAAAATGATGGCCAAGGCAATGAATTTGACCCACCTTATAATGTTCAGCCTAACAACATTTTG GTGCAGGCGGAGGCAAATGATGGCCAAGGAAATGAATTTCACCCAACTTATCAAATGGGTCAACCTAATAACATCCCA GCTTCTTTCATCAGTGCCCAAGGAATTCCAGCACCTTTCATGCTACCACCTCTGATTAATTTATCCCCTGAACCTGAGTTTGACATAGATGAATTTTTAGTGGACATTGAGGAGGGACTTTAA
- the LOC125847933 gene encoding uncharacterized protein LOC125847933 isoform X25, protein MDFNSSFMELPKSSSALSSEMQRPIHMDSSMPSDKKIQQDEDERDPRFMQLLKENLSCFWNRQKEEILRADPKRKPEMPISRIRRAMKSNDQVKMVSAHSTVLLSKAIEMFIMELTLRAWMQADQGKCRTLKRYDFARAIRDEELFDFLSDIVPLQTSKVQKEANDGQGNDSNPAYQVQEANDGQGNESHPAYQVLQPNNIPYEFQVEEDANVGQGNEFHSACQMFQPNNIPVEEENDVQGNKFDFANRMVQPHNIPCQFQVQDKANDGQGNEVHPAYQMVQPNKPPLPCQFQVQKEANDGQGNESNAAYQVVQPCNIPLKYQFQVEEDANGSQGNEFHPACQMVQPHKIPASFISNQAIPAPLTNLSPEAQFNIDDFLMEEADDVQGNKFHLANQMVQPHNIPQLYQFQVRGEENDGQGNEFDPPYNVQPNNILVQAEANDGQGNEFHPTYQMGQPNNIPASFISAQGIPAPFMLPPLINLSPEPEFDIDEFLVDIEEGL, encoded by the exons GATGAAGATGAAAGGGACCCAAGGTTTATGCAATTGCTAAAAGAAAATCTCTCCTGTTTCTGGAATCGACAAAAGGAAGAAATTCTACGTGCAG ATCCAAAGAGAAAACCTGAGATGCCCATTTCAAGGATCAGACGGGCTATGAAGTCAAATGATCAAGTAAAG ATGGTTAGCGCACATTCTACGGTTTTGCTTTCGAAAGCAATTGAGATGTTCATCATGGAGCTCACCCTTCGTGCGTGGATGCAAGCTGATCAAGGCAAATGCCGAACTCTGAAGCGTTATGACTTTGCTAGGGCCATAAGGGATGAAGAGCTTTTCGATTTCCTCTCTGACATCGTTCCACTCCAgacatctaag GTGCAAAAGGAGGCAAATGATGGCCAAGGAAATGACTCTAACCCAGCTTATCAG GTGCAAGAGGCAAATGATGGCCAAGGAAATGAATCTCACCCAGCTTATCAAGTGCTTCAACCTAATAACATTCCA TACGAATTTCAGGTAGAAGAGGACGCAAATGTTGGCCAAGGAAATGAATTTCACTCAGCCTGTCAAATGTTTCAGCCTAATAACATTCCA GTGGAAGAGGAAAATGATGTCCAAGGAAATAAATTTGACTTTGCTAATCGAATGGTTCAGCCTCATAACATTCCA TGCCAATTTCAGGTGCAGGACAAGGCAAATGATGGCCAAGGAAATGAAGTTCACCCAGCTTATCAAATGGTTCAACCAAATAAGCCTCCA CTACCGTGCCAATTTCAGGTGCAAAAGGAGGCAAATGATGGCCAAGGAAATGAATCTAACGCAGCTTATCAAGTGGTTCAACCTTGTAACATTCCA CTGAAGTACCAATTTCAGGTAGAAGAGGATGCGAATGGTAGCCAAGGAAATGAATTTCACCCGGCGTGTCAAATGGTTCAGCCTCATAAAATTCCA GCTTCTTTCATCAGTAACCAAGCAATTCCAGCGCCTCTGACTAATTTATCTCCTGAAGCGCAGTTCAacattgatgattttttaatgGAAGAGGCAGATGATGTGCAAGGAAATAAATTTCACCTGGCTAATCAAATGGTTCAGCCTCATAACATTCCA CAGCTGTACCAATTTCAGGTGCGAGGTGAGGAAAATGATGGCCAAGGCAATGAATTTGACCCACCTTATAATGTTCAGCCTAACAACATTTTG GTGCAGGCGGAGGCAAATGATGGCCAAGGAAATGAATTTCACCCAACTTATCAAATGGGTCAACCTAATAACATCCCA GCTTCTTTCATCAGTGCCCAAGGAATTCCAGCACCTTTCATGCTACCACCTCTGATTAATTTATCCCCTGAACCTGAGTTTGACATAGATGAATTTTTAGTGGACATTGAGGAGGGACTTTAA
- the LOC125847933 gene encoding uncharacterized protein LOC125847933 isoform X6, translated as MDFNSSFMELPKSSSALSSEMQRPIHMDSSMPSDKKIQQDEDERDPRFMQLLKENLSCFWNRQKEEILRADPKRKPEMPISRIRRAMKSNDQVKMVSAHSTVLLSKAIEMFIMELTLRAWMQADQGKCRTLKRYDFARAIRDEELFDFLSDIVPLQTSKLQCQFQVQKEANDGQGNDSNPAYQVVQSNNISVQEANDGQGNESHPAYQVLQPNNIPYEFQVEEDANVGQGNEFHSACQMFQPNNIPVEEENDVQGNKFDFANRMVQPHNIPCQFQVQDKANDGQGNEVHPAYQMVQPNKPPLPCQFQVQKEANDGQGNESNAAYQVVQPCNIPLKYQFQVEEDANGSQGNEFHPACQMVQPHKIPASFISNQAIPAPLTNLSPEAQFNIDDFLMEEADDVQGNKFHLANQMVQPHNIPQLYQFQVRGEENDGQGNEFDPPYNVQPNNILVQAEANDGQGNEFHPTYQMGQPNNIPASFISAQGIPAPFMLPPLINLSPEPEFDIDEFLVDIEEGL; from the exons GATGAAGATGAAAGGGACCCAAGGTTTATGCAATTGCTAAAAGAAAATCTCTCCTGTTTCTGGAATCGACAAAAGGAAGAAATTCTACGTGCAG ATCCAAAGAGAAAACCTGAGATGCCCATTTCAAGGATCAGACGGGCTATGAAGTCAAATGATCAAGTAAAG ATGGTTAGCGCACATTCTACGGTTTTGCTTTCGAAAGCAATTGAGATGTTCATCATGGAGCTCACCCTTCGTGCGTGGATGCAAGCTGATCAAGGCAAATGCCGAACTCTGAAGCGTTATGACTTTGCTAGGGCCATAAGGGATGAAGAGCTTTTCGATTTCCTCTCTGACATCGTTCCACTCCAgacatctaag CTACAGTGCCAATTTCAGGTGCAAAAGGAGGCAAATGATGGCCAAGGAAATGACTCTAACCCAGCTTATCAGGTGGTTCAATCTAATAACATTTCA GTGCAAGAGGCAAATGATGGCCAAGGAAATGAATCTCACCCAGCTTATCAAGTGCTTCAACCTAATAACATTCCA TACGAATTTCAGGTAGAAGAGGACGCAAATGTTGGCCAAGGAAATGAATTTCACTCAGCCTGTCAAATGTTTCAGCCTAATAACATTCCA GTGGAAGAGGAAAATGATGTCCAAGGAAATAAATTTGACTTTGCTAATCGAATGGTTCAGCCTCATAACATTCCA TGCCAATTTCAGGTGCAGGACAAGGCAAATGATGGCCAAGGAAATGAAGTTCACCCAGCTTATCAAATGGTTCAACCAAATAAGCCTCCA CTACCGTGCCAATTTCAGGTGCAAAAGGAGGCAAATGATGGCCAAGGAAATGAATCTAACGCAGCTTATCAAGTGGTTCAACCTTGTAACATTCCA CTGAAGTACCAATTTCAGGTAGAAGAGGATGCGAATGGTAGCCAAGGAAATGAATTTCACCCGGCGTGTCAAATGGTTCAGCCTCATAAAATTCCA GCTTCTTTCATCAGTAACCAAGCAATTCCAGCGCCTCTGACTAATTTATCTCCTGAAGCGCAGTTCAacattgatgattttttaatgGAAGAGGCAGATGATGTGCAAGGAAATAAATTTCACCTGGCTAATCAAATGGTTCAGCCTCATAACATTCCA CAGCTGTACCAATTTCAGGTGCGAGGTGAGGAAAATGATGGCCAAGGCAATGAATTTGACCCACCTTATAATGTTCAGCCTAACAACATTTTG GTGCAGGCGGAGGCAAATGATGGCCAAGGAAATGAATTTCACCCAACTTATCAAATGGGTCAACCTAATAACATCCCA GCTTCTTTCATCAGTGCCCAAGGAATTCCAGCACCTTTCATGCTACCACCTCTGATTAATTTATCCCCTGAACCTGAGTTTGACATAGATGAATTTTTAGTGGACATTGAGGAGGGACTTTAA
- the LOC125847933 gene encoding uncharacterized protein LOC125847933 isoform X24, translating to MDFNSSFMELPKSSSALSSEMQRPIHMDSSMPSDKKIQQDEDERDPRFMQLLKENLSCFWNRQKEEILRADPKRKPEMPISRIRRAMKSNDQVKMVSAHSTVLLSKAIEMFIMELTLRAWMQADQGKCRTLKRYDFARAIRDEELFDFLSDIVPLQTSKLQCQFQVQKEANDGQGNDSNPAYQVQEANDGQGNESHPAYQVLQPNNIPVEEDANVGQGNEFHSACQMFQPNNIPVEEENDVQGNKFDFANRMVQPHNIPCQFQVQDKANDGQGNEVHPAYQMVQPNKPPLPCQFQVQKEANDGQGNESNAAYQVVQPCNIPLKYQFQVEEDANGSQGNEFHPACQMVQPHKIPASFISNQAIPAPLTNLSPEAQFNIDDFLMEEADDVQGNKFHLANQMVQPHNIPQLYQFQVRGEENDGQGNEFDPPYNVQPNNILVQAEANDGQGNEFHPTYQMGQPNNIPASFISAQGIPAPFMLPPLINLSPEPEFDIDEFLVDIEEGL from the exons GATGAAGATGAAAGGGACCCAAGGTTTATGCAATTGCTAAAAGAAAATCTCTCCTGTTTCTGGAATCGACAAAAGGAAGAAATTCTACGTGCAG ATCCAAAGAGAAAACCTGAGATGCCCATTTCAAGGATCAGACGGGCTATGAAGTCAAATGATCAAGTAAAG ATGGTTAGCGCACATTCTACGGTTTTGCTTTCGAAAGCAATTGAGATGTTCATCATGGAGCTCACCCTTCGTGCGTGGATGCAAGCTGATCAAGGCAAATGCCGAACTCTGAAGCGTTATGACTTTGCTAGGGCCATAAGGGATGAAGAGCTTTTCGATTTCCTCTCTGACATCGTTCCACTCCAgacatctaag CTACAGTGCCAATTTCAGGTGCAAAAGGAGGCAAATGATGGCCAAGGAAATGACTCTAACCCAGCTTATCAG GTGCAAGAGGCAAATGATGGCCAAGGAAATGAATCTCACCCAGCTTATCAAGTGCTTCAACCTAATAACATTCCA GTAGAAGAGGACGCAAATGTTGGCCAAGGAAATGAATTTCACTCAGCCTGTCAAATGTTTCAGCCTAATAACATTCCA GTGGAAGAGGAAAATGATGTCCAAGGAAATAAATTTGACTTTGCTAATCGAATGGTTCAGCCTCATAACATTCCA TGCCAATTTCAGGTGCAGGACAAGGCAAATGATGGCCAAGGAAATGAAGTTCACCCAGCTTATCAAATGGTTCAACCAAATAAGCCTCCA CTACCGTGCCAATTTCAGGTGCAAAAGGAGGCAAATGATGGCCAAGGAAATGAATCTAACGCAGCTTATCAAGTGGTTCAACCTTGTAACATTCCA CTGAAGTACCAATTTCAGGTAGAAGAGGATGCGAATGGTAGCCAAGGAAATGAATTTCACCCGGCGTGTCAAATGGTTCAGCCTCATAAAATTCCA GCTTCTTTCATCAGTAACCAAGCAATTCCAGCGCCTCTGACTAATTTATCTCCTGAAGCGCAGTTCAacattgatgattttttaatgGAAGAGGCAGATGATGTGCAAGGAAATAAATTTCACCTGGCTAATCAAATGGTTCAGCCTCATAACATTCCA CAGCTGTACCAATTTCAGGTGCGAGGTGAGGAAAATGATGGCCAAGGCAATGAATTTGACCCACCTTATAATGTTCAGCCTAACAACATTTTG GTGCAGGCGGAGGCAAATGATGGCCAAGGAAATGAATTTCACCCAACTTATCAAATGGGTCAACCTAATAACATCCCA GCTTCTTTCATCAGTGCCCAAGGAATTCCAGCACCTTTCATGCTACCACCTCTGATTAATTTATCCCCTGAACCTGAGTTTGACATAGATGAATTTTTAGTGGACATTGAGGAGGGACTTTAA
- the LOC125847933 gene encoding uncharacterized protein LOC125847933 isoform X28 — protein sequence MDFNSSFMELPKSSSALSSEMQRPIHMDSSMPSDKKIQQDEDERDPRFMQLLKENLSCFWNRQKEEILRADPKRKPEMPISRIRRAMKSNDQVKMVSAHSTVLLSKAIEMFIMELTLRAWMQADQGKCRTLKRYDFARAIRDEELFDFLSDIVPLQTSKLQCQFQVQKEANDGQGNDSNPAYQVVQSNNISCQYQVQEANDGQGNESHPAYQVLQPNNIPYEFQVEEDANVGQGNEFHSACQMFQPNNIPVEEENDVQGNKFDFANRMVQPHNIPCQFQVQDKANDGQGNEVHPAYQMVQPNKPPLPCQFQVQKEANDGQGNESNAAYQVVQPCNIPYQFQVEEDANGSQGNEFHPACQMVQPHKIPFNIDDFLMEEADDVQGNKFHLANQMVQPHNIPQLYQFQVRGEENDGQGNEFDPPYNVQPNNILVQAEANDGQGNEFHPTYQMGQPNNIPASFISAQGIPAPFMLPPLINLSPEPEFDIDEFLVDIEEGL from the exons GATGAAGATGAAAGGGACCCAAGGTTTATGCAATTGCTAAAAGAAAATCTCTCCTGTTTCTGGAATCGACAAAAGGAAGAAATTCTACGTGCAG ATCCAAAGAGAAAACCTGAGATGCCCATTTCAAGGATCAGACGGGCTATGAAGTCAAATGATCAAGTAAAG ATGGTTAGCGCACATTCTACGGTTTTGCTTTCGAAAGCAATTGAGATGTTCATCATGGAGCTCACCCTTCGTGCGTGGATGCAAGCTGATCAAGGCAAATGCCGAACTCTGAAGCGTTATGACTTTGCTAGGGCCATAAGGGATGAAGAGCTTTTCGATTTCCTCTCTGACATCGTTCCACTCCAgacatctaag CTACAGTGCCAATTTCAGGTGCAAAAGGAGGCAAATGATGGCCAAGGAAATGACTCTAACCCAGCTTATCAGGTGGTTCAATCTAATAACATTTCA TGCCAATATCAGGTGCAAGAGGCAAATGATGGCCAAGGAAATGAATCTCACCCAGCTTATCAAGTGCTTCAACCTAATAACATTCCA TACGAATTTCAGGTAGAAGAGGACGCAAATGTTGGCCAAGGAAATGAATTTCACTCAGCCTGTCAAATGTTTCAGCCTAATAACATTCCA GTGGAAGAGGAAAATGATGTCCAAGGAAATAAATTTGACTTTGCTAATCGAATGGTTCAGCCTCATAACATTCCA TGCCAATTTCAGGTGCAGGACAAGGCAAATGATGGCCAAGGAAATGAAGTTCACCCAGCTTATCAAATGGTTCAACCAAATAAGCCTCCA CTACCGTGCCAATTTCAGGTGCAAAAGGAGGCAAATGATGGCCAAGGAAATGAATCTAACGCAGCTTATCAAGTGGTTCAACCTTGTAACATTCCA TACCAATTTCAGGTAGAAGAGGATGCGAATGGTAGCCAAGGAAATGAATTTCACCCGGCGTGTCAAATGGTTCAGCCTCATAAAATTCCA TTCAacattgatgattttttaatgGAAGAGGCAGATGATGTGCAAGGAAATAAATTTCACCTGGCTAATCAAATGGTTCAGCCTCATAACATTCCA CAGCTGTACCAATTTCAGGTGCGAGGTGAGGAAAATGATGGCCAAGGCAATGAATTTGACCCACCTTATAATGTTCAGCCTAACAACATTTTG GTGCAGGCGGAGGCAAATGATGGCCAAGGAAATGAATTTCACCCAACTTATCAAATGGGTCAACCTAATAACATCCCA GCTTCTTTCATCAGTGCCCAAGGAATTCCAGCACCTTTCATGCTACCACCTCTGATTAATTTATCCCCTGAACCTGAGTTTGACATAGATGAATTTTTAGTGGACATTGAGGAGGGACTTTAA